From the Populus nigra chromosome 13, ddPopNigr1.1, whole genome shotgun sequence genome, the window GGACCTGTTTTCAAGGTTAGGAGGGTCTCATGCTCATTGTTGCCTGTTCCTCAGGGGCTAACTGTTCTATTTAGGACAAACTGTGGCCAGTATAGTAGTCACAATAACCAAGAGTGTCATCATATGATTTTCCACAATATCGATTGCGAAGGTGATgacaatattgagttgattcttGCAGACCCTCCCCCGCCATCATATGATGATGTTCTAACCTGTCTTCAGGGCAGTTCAAATAGAACATCGGAGATTATGCAAACTAGCTCCTTTGATAGCAGGTCTGAAAACTTTTTGTTCAGTGATAAAGTATTAGGAGAGGAGATAGGTGAGATTTCAGTGGAAGAGCGTTCCTCAACTTCAGCATGGACAGTGATATCTCAGAAATTATTGGATGCTTACTCTGAAATACATAGACAGCAAGGTACTCTTAAGGTCTCCTGCAACCATGCAGATAATGAAATGGGTTCACCAGGCTTGTATACCAAGAATGAAAATAGCAATGTAAGTTCTGCCTCATTAGCCAAATTTTGCAGCTGTCCCAACTTTGTTGGAATCCCATTGGAATGCCAGGGTGAACTTGAGGCTTTCTCTTCTACATTATCAGAATGGCTGGATCAGGATAGATTTGGGTTGGACACAGAATTCGTTCAAGAAATGATAGAACAGCTCCCTGGTGCAAAAGCCTGTTCAAAGTATGAATTTCTGATTAATAGGGGTCATTATTCTGTGTCTCCAACTGTTGGAAATGGATTCTTAATGGCTAAAAGAAAAAGTAGATCAGAACCAGATGCTTTATTTCAAAGATCCAAGAAAGCCAGGTTGGCTAAAGAGAATTTGGGGGATTATCAATATCCTCCTGGGAGGCCTTTGTGCTCCAGGCTCCCTCCTGTACTTGTTGGTGACTTTTATCAGGTGTGTGCATATGCTAATTACTTGTATTGTATAGGATTTTGAAGGAATCAGTGTGTTCTTTATGGATAGAGAGCTTAGTTGCTTCAATCATTAGGGCTCACGCTTCTGGGTCTGTGCAGGTATTGGAGTTATTATGGCGCTTCCATGAAATATTGGGTTTGAAAGAGCCTCTTTCCTTAGAGGAACTTGAAGAAGAACTTATCAATCCATGGTCTAATCTTTCTCATCTTCTAAAGAATCTTGAGAACAAGGTCCATGGTAGTGAAGCCATAGATTTTTATGAAGCAGATAGTATGAGTGGACTAAACTCGGTTTTACCTGATAAATCTGGCATGACAGTTTGTGAGGGTAATTCACATGCATGTGTTAATGATGAAGGATGTAGGATGGGAGTGAAGGATGGAGGCCAAGCTACAGTTGCATCTGTTACCCACATCAGTCGCAGTGGTGTAGCTTCGACTAATGCACATTGCTCGTTGTTAGGTGTGCTAATAAGTGAGCTACAATGCAAGATTGCTCCACTAGTAGATCCAAATTTTGATTCTGGGGAGACAAAATCAAAACGGGGAAGGAGGAAAGACGCAGATAGCTCATCTCCAACAAGAAGAAATAACCTCAATATGCTCCCTATTAATGAATTGACTTGGCCAGAGTTAGCCAGGAGATACATCTTAGCAGTCTTAACTATGGATGGTAATCTTGAATCTGCTGAGATTACTAGTCGTGAAATGGGCAGAGTGTTTCGCTGCATACAAGGTGATGGCGGGGTGCTTTGCGGTGCTCTTACTGGAGTTGCAGGCATGGAAGCAGATGCACTTGTAAGATTGACTCTTAATCCCCCTATCAACCGAAAACATTTTATTGAAAaccttttttcaaaattattagtAGCATGAGAGAAACAATTTGTTATTTATCTTTAGCCCTGTTCAGAAAGGAATCGAGTGTTAGGATCTTCAACATGATGCATCTACTTGAGCTTGGTGGTGCTGGTTTGTGCATATGCTTTAATGTGTGTGCTTGTTATCTGCTTCCAGATGCAGTGAAAgttacaaagaaaaacaataatttacacTAATTTCTTAACCTTTGCCTTCAGTTTCTTGCAGAGGCTACAAAAAAAGTTTTTGGTTCTTTGAGCAGAAAAAAGGATTTTCTTAGCATAGAGGATGAAACAGCTGATACAAGTTGTGATCATGAAAATAATAACATGAAAGATGGTAACATCCCAGAATGGGCACAGGTGCTGGAACCTGTTAGAAAGCTACCCACTAATGTGGGAGCTAGAATCAGAAAGTGTGTTTACGATGCTCTGGAGAAATGTCCACCAGAATGGGCAAAAGCAAGATTGGAACATTCAATTAGTAAGGAAGTGTACAAGGGCAATGCATCAGGACCTACAAAGGTGTTGTACAAAAATCTGTTTCCTTGTTTGAATCTCTTCTGTGATGTATATTTTTCTGTGCTTATgcttattgatttattttgtcaCTGTAGCCTGAATGTTACTTTGTTTTGATCTGTTAAGGTGCTGTCCCTGTGCAGTTTAAGCTCTGTTTAAAAGTGCTGTTAATTCAGCCTTCTTTCCCATTGCCTCACAAGTCATGCTGAGCAGAAACCTTTCGCTGTACTCAAAAATTTTCTGAGTACTATAGTACTTGatggaaattttttaaaacatggttGTTCTGGCCCCTTTTGAAAGACATTAAGACTttgatgttcaaaataaaatatgtaaacCAAAGAACATGGAAGTTTTGAAGCGCAGTACTACTCAAACCATAGCAGAAACAGTTGATGTTACTTTTACTTTAAACTCAAATGGTAGTGTTGCCATAGTGTTTTTcttaaacaacaaaaagagTGGGGTTGAAAAGTAAATTCTAGGAACCAAAAATCTTACCTGGTTGGAaattttcaagtgaaattaatgacGACACTTGATTGCAACCTCCAATTGTGTTCATAACATAAGCTTTGAGACATTGAACCACAAATTTTTAAAAGCCCTAGTGCACatgaatgatttaaaaaaatatgaaattgatgaacattgctTCTTGGAAAGGTAATTGTATTATTAAAGACAATATGAGATGGAAACAATATTTATATCCTCACAATAGCCTTTTATCTTAATTGTGCTCTTTGGAAACTTAATTGTGTTCATTTTTTCAAAGTACCCATTACAAATTTGAAGATAATGGTTTTAGTGAAAATTTGCTGGCCAGGATTTAGAACCTTTGGAGAAACAGAAACGGTGATAGGATCCAAAATGATGTGAATAATGTGCTATACCTTCATGCTTTTTATCTTTGAAATTTGAGACCTGCAGTTCCTGCTTGAACATGTGTGTCCAAACTATCTTTTGTTGcagcaattttttatttcagtataGTAATTTGGTGAATTGTATGTAAGAATGTTGTGCTCCTAAGATTAAACTTGGTGCATTATTGTTGATGAAAGTGATCTCTTCCAAttgtttgttttccttgtaCTCCTGTCTCATATAGCCTTCACCTATAATTTACTTGTTGAAAATGATTTATGAAAGAGTATGCTTCAGCTTAGTATTATTTCTTGTTATGAGAATTTGATTTATAGGCTTTGATTCTGAATTTACTGCTGTTTGTTGATCAAACACAGAAAGCTGTGCTTTCAGTGCTAGCGGATGTATTAACTGGAGTCCAGCAAAAAGCGGtcaagacaaataaaaagaaaatatcgaTACCTATTTCTGACATTATAATGAAACAATGTCGTATTGTATTGCGGGAAGCTGCTGCTGTGGATGATGCAAAAGTTTTTTGCACCTTGCTGGGAAGAAATCTCAGAAATTCTTGTGACACTGATGATGAGGGGCTTCTTGGATCTCCAGCTATGGTTTCTCGTCCTCTGGATTTTAGGACTATTGATTTGAGATTAGCAGCTGGAGCCTATGGTGGTTCACATGAATCTTTTCTTGAAGATGTTCGAGAGGTTTGTATACTTGTTATGAATTGGCTTGACATCGAAATCCCTTGATGATTCTAGCTTTTCGTTGCTATCTAACATGGAAAGTTTTTCCTTTGCATGTTGCAAACGTTAACTAATTCTTTATGCTATTCATTCATTCAACTCCTGAAGTatgtttatttgaattaatgcTCTTATTGCATTTATATGTGGATATGGTAGTGAACTTCTTTGTTCTGCCCTGTGACTAAGTTGTGGTAAAAATTCagtatcaatttttattttctatcactTCTGAAACTTTTTGGAGGCTCTACTTTTCTTATTGTCAAGGTGGGTTATAGATTTCCTGTCATCTTGGAAAGACATGATTGGTGTAATGTATTAAGGATCTCACAAAACTTGATTCGTGTGCTTCTGTTTCTGGTGGAGAATTTTCCAGCTCTAAATTTTCTTTCAGAAAATAGAAAGCTGTGGAGAACAtgtttacaaattaaaaataaaaagtgttttctgcTTTGCCAGTGGTAGACACTACTAGCAGTTGTTTGCCCAAAATGTCCACCTTAGGAAACAACAGTCTTGTTTGGTTCATGTGTTATTTCATCTAATTCAATAGAATTACATTAATGGAAATTCAAACCAGGTCCTTGTTTCTGGATAATTGGTTGTTAAAtatgttttcttggttttttacttAGAATTAATTCTAGAATCAGGATGTAATCTAGACAATTGTTTTCTGTTTCTCCATTTGCTTTTGTGGAGTTGTTTTCCTAATTCTGAAGAGTTAGGTTTTAGAAGGTTTGAACATTTTTTCAAGTGCAGTAGGAAAAGTTGCAAAAGTCCATTGAATGTTATGTGTGATTGTTTGAATCAAACCTGTAATGCAGTTTCATGGCTGATTATCTTTATAGCTTTCATTTTTTGGTAAGTGTCCTTGAGAAATTAGTGTTTTAAGTTTTTCTGTCATCTTTATTATATATGTAACTTTTTCAGGATTACATCACCTTcacattttattaaaatgatctagTATGTATTCTGTTCCTatgggaaaataaataaatttcaatcatCTTTATGCTTTCTTTTCAAATGATCTCAACCAGTTCTGCTGAATTCAGTTAGTGATATTTTTCTAACTTGATAGATTGCTATGGATGATCTAATGTTTTACTACTGTTACTCTTTGATTGGTAGTGAAATCTATTTACTGTTACTCTTACCTGGCAGTTATGGAGCCATGTACGCATGGCATTCAGGGAACAGGGTGATTTGGTTGAATTAGCTGAGACACTTTCCCAAAACTTTGAATCATTGTTTGAAAAGGAGGTAATAACTTCTGCTCCCTCCTCTCTCCACTTCTTACTGAAGTTGTTTCATTATTAGCAGTCATGTACAAGGAAATAATAGCTTCCACCTTGTCTTCTCTCAATAGCTCGCTAAACTTGTTCTGTCATTGCTATGTACATGTATTTAATGCATCAGTCGTAGTTAGCCATGAATGAAGATCTCAGTAACATGATGCATTCACATTTAGAAATTTTTgtccataaattaaaaattatcgtGTATTCATGTCATGATGCTGTCAGGAATTTTCATTTTTAGCATTAAGTTAAACTTTTAGCTGAATGATCATGTTATTAAGTATGTGGCTGCTCATCTTGGGAGAATTGAAGCTTTTAAGGACAgtcaaaattatgaaaataaatttgtgaTGTATGAAAAAACCTCTCTGATTGGAGTTGTCCTATCaaaattgtgtgtgtgtgtgtgtgtgtccaaAAGTAGATGTCTGCTAGATGAATGATGGCTAGGCTGTTTACTGCTGATATCATTGAAAACGTGGTATGTACCACATAAAAGCATATAATCATAAATCGTATGCCAAGTTAGGgtctttctttaaatttctctgttttttgCCCTTTCCTTTTGCTTAAACTTCCCCACTGACCAAACACCTTCACTCTATCACTTTTCACGCTTCCATCATACAAAAGTATCCCAATAACATTCGTGGCCAGTTAATTAAATGTTTCCCTCTCTTGGTGAAGTTCATTGTTATGAAGATTCGCTGCTTCAAGTTGCTCTATGATTTGGTTATATTTAGAATTTCTTGAGTGGTGGAATAGCATGGTGCTTTTGCTTGGGTGTATTTTGGTAGCTATGATTTAGCTATGTTCTGGATGGTCGTATCTCTTGCTTGGTTGAGGTAGAACTTCTATGGGTTCTTTCATCCCCTCTTATTTGTGTTTGATTGCATTTTGTCTGACAAATTGCATAGaagtatttttgttgttttgaactACCATGAGGCTTAACTCAATGAACTTGAGCATGAAGGAGAGACAAATAGATAGATAGCTCTGTTCAATAACTTGCACTGAATtttggaggggggggggggggggggggcgcaaTAAACAGACAAATAGACATTTATTTGGGGCACTTGTTTGTTAATATGGTTGTTAAAAATCTGTAGACATTTAATCACGAGATAAAATCTTCAGATTCTACACAATTTACATACAAAAAAATGTGAGCCATAGACTGAATCATAGATGGATGTGAATCATGAAATTCagttataatttaattcaacttGCTATGGTTTGTTGCATGGCAGAGTCAactcgaataaaaaataaaccttagAGGAAAAATGCATAATTTGGAAGAGATGCTAGCATCAAAGATGCTCCAATTCTAGAAGTCTTGAATGACAAAATGTAAAGAAATCgaattaagaaatcaaaattcctgtaaagaaagagaaaggagtGGGTGAAACAGTGCAAGAATACTGATAATGGTGACATCAATATTAGGGAGGATTgctactttttattaaaattgccAGGTTTAGTATTTTTACTAGTTTGAAATTAGCTTTTGGATATCTTTGAAGTAATTTACTTTTTAGGATATCCAACTACCATGGAACAATTTCTCtaatcttttgaattttgaGACATTAGAGTCTTCAATAACTTGAAACTGATTAAGTGAAATGAATTGATATACCTTCTGttcaataaatgtttttttttttttttgttagaaacaAGGTTATTAAAATCAGGATTCTAATTAGGATCATTGGAGGGTTCAAAAAATCGGATCAGAAGTTTGGAATGTAATATCATAAGACCTCGTGAATTATTAAAACCCTACAAAATAAGAATACGCATAGGACCTTAACTATCATAATTCAAACAGTTGGTACAAAAATCATATTCTTGTGGGCAGCATCTAAATCATATCAAAGTGAAGTACACATACACACATAAAGTAAAACaaggaaattatattttttttggacaaAAGAAGCATATTCACATAGAGCTAAGAAGTACCAATAATTCATGTGAGGagaaacaagaaatgaaaagaatcaGTAATAGGctgtttttagatgaaaacaGTAATTAATAAACATGTACAATGTTTTGAAAACTCATCTCGAATTAGTCTTACTTAACTGAAATCTAAAGCATTCGAGATGCAGATTGAATTATGTTCTACCTTGGTTTTCATAGTCAAGAAAACGAATTTgtcacttcatttttttttttttgtagatgtATCTTTTAACAATAGCAAACCTTCATTTAGAGATGTTTGATCCACCCAGCCTAGAAACAAAAGCAAATGTTCgggcattaaaaatatttagtattttggttttttaatattaaatatcaaatcCACTATAGAAGTATTCATTATCCATATCTCATAAATTAAACAGTGAAGAAAAAAGATCCACCTtctcaaattgaaaaagaaaaaacaaagtacTAAAACTAAACAGTGGCTccaagattaaaataaataatgaacgaatacaagaaaaaaaaaaaaggaaacccgATTACAAGGAAGTAGCCCAAAAAATTTGAGCTGATATGAAGTCCTAGAAAATCCTATAAGATctcaattttatgattttagctATTAAAATTCTGATTTTACTATTATCTTacacaaaaatgaattttactaTTTGAATCCGAGATTTTAATAACATGGTTAGAAATTTGTAGTGTGGTATTTATCTTttgcaatatatttttctttgtttccaaATCTTAAAATCCACaatttgatgtgatttaaaaTATGCTTTCTAGCATAAATTGAAACTTGATTTGACAACCATAGGTTCCACTATGAAATTTTTAACAGATGCCAAAATCATTCATTGCATGCAGTTGGATGGACGGTTGGGTTAATGATGGAACAAAGATAGTGAACCTAagtatccaaaaaaaaaaaaaaaacctgtggAAGGGAACTGATTTAACCAAGCTGGCACAATGTACGGGTGTGTCTTATTAATCCATCAACTAAAACATGGACAAGAGACAATCCAAATTTCTGAAGAATATgaagtgatgatgatgatgtaccCTAGGTGAGTTGTTAAATGGACCTTCTTTCTTACCTCTTTGATGGAGTTGCTATATCATTTTAGCTAATAGTCCTCCTCCTTGGAAACCCAAGGCTAGACTAATTGGTTCGTCATCAATCCAGACATCTTTTGGTCAAAGAATACACATCAATGGTAGATTTCTTGGTTTGGGGtataaagtttttgaattatCTGTGATCATGTAGGCAAAGTTATAATTGCTATTTCTGTGTATTCCTGCTGTTTTGTGGTAAATTTTAAATGTGATGTCCCCATCACCTTCTTCCTTCCCCTCCTCCCTTTCTCTTCCCCCTGTGCATTACTATGGCTCATGTCACTCATCACTCCTTATCTCTTCATTTATTGATGCCTTTATGAAgatataatatatgtatttattttttcatgtaggTGGTCACACTTGTTAAGAAATTTGAGGGTTATGCTAAATTGGATCACATAAGTgcagaaataaagaaagaattagATGATTTTCTTGCTTCAATAAACGAGGTTCCAAAAGCTCCTTGGGATGAAGGGGTCTGCAAAGTATGTGGTGTTGATAAAGATGATAACAGTGTACTGTTATGTGATACTTGTGATGCCGAGTATCATACTTATTGCTTGAATCCTCCACTTGCAAGGATTCCTGAAGGGAACTGGTATTGTCCATCTTGTGTTGTCAGCAAACATGTGGTTCAGGAGGCATCAGGAAATTCACAGGTTATTGGGATAGTCCACTGTAAAAAGTATCAGGGAGAAATTACCCGTGTTTACTTGGAGAAACTCTCACATTTATCCGttacaatgaaagaaaaagagtatTGGGAGTTTAGCGTTGATGAGGTTTGTTCGTGTACCTCGTGCTCTGTACCTTTCTTACTCCAATATGCCTTGCTAGGTCTTGACATATTATCTTTTCTAGACATATGTGCCTTACTATTTCCTTGAACTCAAAAGCTGAAGAATTATACATGATGGAAGTGCACAAACTCAGATTTACCTCCCACTATTCCCTAAGCGAAGAAACTTGTTGCCAACTCTGCAGTGAATTGtgatttaaaaagagaaaaaaattaatcaaatgtgaCATCGAGATCCCCTTCAAAAATTATCACATGCATGTATTGTTGAATGCTTTAATgaatatctaattttaaaatgtcaGGTGTAAATTGTTTCAAGTCACTTTTCTGTTGCCGAGAGAAACACTGAATTGAAAGACTCATTTATGGAGATGCTACCATGTGATTCATACATGATTTTTCCTGTCTTGTCACATGTGAGATATTCTTTTCTCATGAGGGAAAAGGTTGCGGTGTTTGATAGAATTTGTTACTCTTCCTTACAGTTTGGTACAGGGAATAGTGTTTGTTCAAATGTAATTGATGGGAACAATATAACAGTGATGGCAATAAAATTTGTGAACATTATTGTGTCTGCTTAAGCTtttagttttatgattttttatttattttttctcctttttttcatattctctTAACAAGCTCACTCTTTATTGGCAGAGAATCTACTTGCTAAAGTTTCTATGTGATGAGCTGCTAAGCTCAGGTCTTATTCGTCAAAACCTTGAACAGTGTGCAGAAACAACAAATGAGTTGCATCAGAAATTGCGTGCATTCTCTATGGAATGGAAAAccatgaaatcaaaagaagaatttCTGGCTTCCAGATCTGCAGATATGGATGATAGTGCTGTTGGTGAAGTTGGTTTAAAGGAAGTCCTTGCTTCTGCAATTCCAAACCAGCCCAAGCAGGCGGGACAACAACCTGATTTGAGTGATGGACCTAGCCACTGTAGCTCCTTTGGTCATGATGTGTCAGCACTAAATGGTGGCCAAGATGGGACTAGGATTAATGGATTCGATAAATACCCTTCTGTATCAAGTTCTGGGAAAAATCATAGTTGTAACAGCCAAACTGTGAATCATACAGATACTAAAGAGCAAGTAAATGATCCCCTTGCTGTTGTGGATGGCAGTAAATTACCTTCTCGAGAAAACGAAAAATCATCCGGACCAAATAATTTGTCTCAAATAATTAGTGACATGGATGAAAACTTGCAAGAATATGCTGGAAGAGGCACTTCTCTTCTGCCAGCATCAGATGTAGGATTCGGCACCGCATTAGAAGAGAACAGTCGTGTGAGTCAGCATGTGCCTCCTGTTGCTATCAATGAATCAGAAAGCTTCCATCTTGAGTTGAGTGCTGTTAAGAATAATCTTCTTCATCTGCAGAACTCGATTAGCAGGATACAATCACAACTTTTGAAACTATCTGTGCGGAGGGAGTTCTTGGGTTCCGATTCCAGAGGTCGCTTGTACTGGGCTTCAACTGGACGTGGTAGTGATCAACGAGTTATTGTTGATGGAAGTTTGACATGGCAGCAAAGGAATTCAGATCAGTTTGGCACTCGTTTAAATCTGGAAGAGCAAAAAACCTTCTTTCCATTCCAATGTACTTCAAATAATGTTCTGGCTATGTGCTCGCCATGTGTTTCTTATGAAACTGAGGAGGAAATTGAACAACTCATTAGTTGGTTGAAGGATGATGTACAAAAGGAACAAGAACTGAAAGAGTCCATTTCACAGTGTCTGAAGCAAAGATTTCAAGAGACAAGACAAACTAGAGACCTGGTTCAAGAAGAGCATCAAGCTTTGTCACTGatcaccaacaacaacaatactGCATTTTCTAATTATCTTG encodes:
- the LOC133671263 gene encoding methyl-CpG-binding domain-containing protein 9, translated to MKLTTDSSDITSRSPLGIDLNEIPSTSTSSPPENSLDVVLSFHENPDPAPGMAAGLRAEGSMCGACGKPEVRGQVVVCDGCERGFHLGCAGRQAINSAEWLCGECLSGGVKSKRWPLGVKRILDINASPPSDADDDMLSNLRKHTQSQGDNSFGVPPLTYSNLFYTGYGLSSGPRMHPFSDVMRPMQTADTSAEGAGMNFPQGSLRSRNNTTIRLLSRNPSEIFLQGLREFISERHGVLEEGWSVEFKHSISNYDLYAVYCSPDGKTFRSMSEVACHLGLMPNRNSIDKDSTSYVSPSPQETLHLPRKSKSKRCSLTDVFSEHKTTLVSGYCKELFSNGQSIEINNANLGEVREFEMQEDGISDFQPSNEGLPVQFEDFFVLSLGKIDVRPTYHNASLIWPVGYRSCWHDKITGSIFLCEVSDGGDSGPVFKVRRVSCSLLPVPQGLTVLFRTNCGQYSSHNNQECHHMIFHNIDCEGDDNIELILADPPPPSYDDVLTCLQGSSNRTSEIMQTSSFDSRSENFLFSDKVLGEEIGEISVEERSSTSAWTVISQKLLDAYSEIHRQQGTLKVSCNHADNEMGSPGLYTKNENSNVSSASLAKFCSCPNFVGIPLECQGELEAFSSTLSEWLDQDRFGLDTEFVQEMIEQLPGAKACSKYEFLINRGHYSVSPTVGNGFLMAKRKSRSEPDALFQRSKKARLAKENLGDYQYPPGRPLCSRLPPVLVGDFYQVLELLWRFHEILGLKEPLSLEELEEELINPWSNLSHLLKNLENKVHGSEAIDFYEADSMSGLNSVLPDKSGMTVCEGNSHACVNDEGCRMGVKDGGQATVASVTHISRSGVASTNAHCSLLGVLISELQCKIAPLVDPNFDSGETKSKRGRRKDADSSSPTRRNNLNMLPINELTWPELARRYILAVLTMDGNLESAEITSREMGRVFRCIQGDGGVLCGALTGVAGMEADALFLAEATKKVFGSLSRKKDFLSIEDETADTSCDHENNNMKDGNIPEWAQVLEPVRKLPTNVGARIRKCVYDALEKCPPEWAKARLEHSISKEVYKGNASGPTKKAVLSVLADVLTGVQQKAVKTNKKKISIPISDIIMKQCRIVLREAAAVDDAKVFCTLLGRNLRNSCDTDDEGLLGSPAMVSRPLDFRTIDLRLAAGAYGGSHESFLEDVRELWSHVRMAFREQGDLVELAETLSQNFESLFEKEVVTLVKKFEGYAKLDHISAEIKKELDDFLASINEVPKAPWDEGVCKVCGVDKDDNSVLLCDTCDAEYHTYCLNPPLARIPEGNWYCPSCVVSKHVVQEASGNSQVIGIVHCKKYQGEITRVYLEKLSHLSVTMKEKEYWEFSVDERIYLLKFLCDELLSSGLIRQNLEQCAETTNELHQKLRAFSMEWKTMKSKEEFLASRSADMDDSAVGEVGLKEVLASAIPNQPKQAGQQPDLSDGPSHCSSFGHDVSALNGGQDGTRINGFDKYPSVSSSGKNHSCNSQTVNHTDTKEQVNDPLAVVDGSKLPSRENEKSSGPNNLSQIISDMDENLQEYAGRGTSLLPASDVGFGTALEENSRVSQHVPPVAINESESFHLELSAVKNNLLHLQNSISRIQSQLLKLSVRREFLGSDSRGRLYWASTGRGSDQRVIVDGSLTWQQRNSDQFGTRLNLEEQKTFFPFQCTSNNVLAMCSPCVSYETEEEIEQLISWLKDDVQKEQELKESISQCLKQRFQETRQTRDLVQEEHQALSLITNNNNTAFSNYLVTKAAMFLEKKYGPLVELHTSDKLVKRARVTGEGKMYRCDCLEPILPSRHHCLSCHQSLSDDIEFNEHNGGRCNLMTPANAKSEYISGFVKVKGNTKSQTTQKVPISEMDVVETSRSGSSGLGSRLIKSQNEGICPYDFSEISSKFVTEDSNKELVHKIGLIGSNGVPSFITSLSPYLNHSMSMLIYHGENNGVVGDELSIDGSMVVSKGKKSESSPALDNIYDNSSWKSVANEISKVSKTEKPPPGYVEHRKKKSSSNKHFPEVGAGFCCVVPRSSLRPLAGKVLHILRRLKINLLDMEAALPEEALKPSKVHLDRRLAWRVYVKSAGSIYEMIQATIILEEMIRTDYLRNEWWYWSSFSAAANTSTIASLALRIYSLDAVIVYEKNTPNLDSTNSLKPVGMLDKKPLPGLDLTDKSKVSRKSNKKRKEPE